A stretch of DNA from Vanacampus margaritifer isolate UIUO_Vmar chromosome 1, RoL_Vmar_1.0, whole genome shotgun sequence:
TGTATTATTGTTGCATACTTTTTGTAAAACATGCCAATCAAGCCTCAAGCCTAAAATTGCCAATCAGTGAAGGAGGTACGAGGCCGCCCATTAGAGGTAGAAGAGGTTTCAGGGCTTCGCCATCCTtgaggcaaaaaaagaagaaaaagaaccaCCTTGCTATCGACGGTGCGCATCAGAGGATTTAGAAGGAGGTCGGCTTGACAATGCTGACTCCATAAGCCGCGTATAACCTGGACTGGATCAATTGTTTTCACACCATTATTGGTTTTCATGGAGAAATTATTGTCTGTgaataattaaacaaataataaacacaaatgtGAATAATTCCAGGCCAAATATTTGACTCCTGTCTATTAGTAGCGGTATTTGTTCAATTTTACAACAGAGGAATGTTCAAGTacttgcaaaaagaaaaaaacaaaagctgtcATTAGGCCATAAATATTTACCTGAAATGGgagcaggttaattgaacgctCCAAATGATTGTGCGTATGGTTGTtcgtgccctgcgattggctggcaaccagttcagggtgtacccagcctactgcccgaagtcagctgggataggctccagcaacccccgcgacccttgtgaggaaaagcggttaggaaaatggacggatgggagccaatccttttgtttttcaagtttCCCGTCAAATGCTGAACTTCGCTCCAAAATGTGTCCTGCGCTGAATTTGAGATGTGTCCCATCGTGTTGCCGGAAGACGTTGCTGTCAGGAGGAACTTCTTCTCACCAGGATGCCGCAAGCCAAGACACTTGACACTCATGgcctccagtgccactcacactttggtgtatggaaggtgcgaatatttggtggtgggaggggccgtaggcacacactggcagccacgcttccttcCTTCAGCTGTGGCTACTTCAGGACACCACAGTGTGAACGTGCGAGTGCATGATTAATGTATCCGTTCccttgtaaagcgtctttgagtggcGCTATTTAAAtcccatgcattattattattattattaagatggTGACCAATTTGACCTAAATGGAGCTCCTGAATTCACCTCAACATCGTTACTTGGCATTAAGGTCGATTGAAGATTTCATCACCAAAGTCAAACTGGTTGTAAATTtcacttttcttatttttaaggTTATTACAAAGATTTTTGAGCCGGGCGAGAAAACGACATCATGACTAATCCAATCGAAAGAATCCgacacaaacaaaagaagagcCAATATGAGAATGTTCTGTATTTCATTCTGAAAAGTTTCACAGGAGATGACATCACTCAGCTCATCACCTGCCATTGCACATCCTTAAAAATGGCCCAGTAGAaacgttttgtgtgtttgccacGCCCATTGTCCAGTCTCGTCCAATCAGGATGCAGCATCTTCAtcggaatacaaaaaaaaaaaaaaagcgatctCCAACCCTCCGGAGGAAGCTCACGCTGCGgccggcggcgtccgtggcgcTCACATGTTGTTGAATCCCATCATGCCTTTCATGTTCCCCGCCGCCCCCTGTTGGAACTGCCGCATCATCGACTGCAGGCCTTGCATGCCGCCTGCGAACACGCAAACGCCACAAAGTCACAAAGTCACAAAGTCACAAAGTGTGTTTCAGATGCTGGAGTCGCGCAAATCAAGTCCATTTGGGATTTCTTCCAAATCAAATCTGAAAAGTGGCCACTCAACTCATTgaccggcggccattttagtgtTCTGTGACTATAAGCAGCgaacagagattttttttctgaccacATGCGAAAAACGTCTTTGTTGACTATATTTGGCAGCGGCAGCAAACGAGTTCATCGCTGCGGTTCGATTGGAGCGTTCGTTACCCATGTGGTGAAGCACACGCGGGTCCATCATCTTGGCCATCTGCTGGTTGAGTTTGGCCATCTGCGACGGGTTGACGTTCTTGGACATGTCTCCTCCTGAAGACGCACAAAAGGGACACGCGTCAGGAGGCACGCGCGTGCGTTTGCCGCCGCGTCAGCGAGCGCCGCGTCACCTTTGAACAGGCCTTTGATGCCGCCCATCTTCTTGACCATCTGAGCAAACTTGGTGTACTGGGTGAGAAGTTCTTGGACGTCCCGGGTGGCCACGCCCGCCCCGCGAGCCACGCGCTGGATTCGGTTGGTCTGCTTGCTGAACAGTTTGGCGCCGTCCTTGCTGTCCAACTCTACACGCAAACAGTCGGTCAGTCGGGCAGTCGGGCTGGCAGCCTGAAACTAGTTGTCATTAGATGTTGGTCGGGCTGGGGCATACGGCCCAAAAATTAAATCCCAATGTTTTTCCCTCATTCAggacaattacgattttaagcaattttcaactcattcactgccattgacggctatagacgtcaaaaattcatttgaactatttctattagtttaacattttttccacttttgttaacgagcatgaaaacctagaatttttttttattgtacatttagaacagatacaaaatttgtgattaatagtgagttaactagtgaagtcatgcgattaattacgattaaaatttttaatcgcctgacgaccctcctttttaatcatcttttttttttatcgtgtcaggcaattaaaatttttaatggtaattaactgcatgacttcaatagttaacttacgattaatcacaaattttatatctgttgtaaatgtacaataatcctttttctaggttttcattctcttgctGTTGACCGATCACAACTACCAGATTTTCATTTGATTACTTGACCATTACTTTGACCATCtgcaacacattttcaaaagttCCACAACAAGTTTTCATCAGTTGTTAAGTCATTCacgctcagccattttcaccgaagcaatcgccttcactcccagctgtttgacttgattttgactgattttgtaaggcccacagaatattgcgttctattgctatcaaaacatggaagctaccaaaagaaagattagagtctcttcgcttatcaggaaaaaaaagtatatttctatctgtttccattttgcagcaattagcattagaatatagctaagtttcagcgttattcacaaatctgtttagaattgtgagtaaatgagcttttttttttttttttaacatggcccctggttgatctcttttgctctgctgccacatgctggctgtttcttcaactgttctttgcaggCATCAAAAACTTCTGTATGCtgagtattaaaaatatatatatatatatatatattattttttaacgtataaatacgtctttgggagacgtaaaatagaacgtatttacacgctttttggagcaaattagttatCTTTCTGCAACAATTTTCAACATCTGCAACTATTTTGTATTGGTTGTTGACAGCCAGCAACTTTCTTGATATGTTGACCACGTTGACATTTTTCGTTGCTTTTGTGTCATCTGCCACTAGTTTGCGTATGAACAGCGTCGCGACAGCCAATCAAAGTTTCAGGGTGCATCACGTGATCTTTGGCGAAAAGTCACCTTGGTCGTTCATGCTGTCCATGATGGTCATGAGTTTCTTCAGTCTGGCCATGGATTCCTGCTCGTTGCCTTTACTCATGAAGTCGGTTCCGAAGCCCGGAATCATGCcctacgcacacacattgagtTGGCGCTCAAAATGGCGTTGGATGGTCCTGTGAGGGGCGGGGCTTACCATGATCTGTCCAAAGGGTCCCATCTTCATGATGTTCTGGAACTGTTCGTACATGTCTCTGAGCGTGAACTGGCCTGCGGGTCAGAAGACGCACGTCAAACCCACAACGCAGCGGGAGGACGTACCTGAAGGCAAAACGCGCCGCCGCGCCGCCTCACCGTGTTTGAGCTTGTCGATCAGCTCCTCGTTGTCGTCCAGCTTGAGCTCGTTGACTCTGTCGATCAGACCCTCGATGTCGCCCATGCCTGACGGGAAGAGGGACGTGCGCGGTCACGGCGGGAACGCAAGGTGGCGACGCGACGGCTTACCCAGCAGTTTGCTGACAAACGGCTGCGTCTTGAAGGGTTCGAAGTCGTCGATGTGCTCGCCCGTGCCGATGAAGATGATGGGACTGCGGGTCGCCGCCACCCTGACGCACGGCAAACAAGCGGAGCGTTTATACCACATATTAAAGCTGCCAGACTACGATttgtaatcctaattaatcaAGTTCAATCTGAGCAATAagatacatttaaatttttcatacGCTTGTGGACAAATATTGTTACCAAATACAAAAGTGTCTCTCTCCATCTTTTTGTTCAAAGACAGTCCTTTTATAGTAAGCAATTCCTAAAGTGATTTAAAGCGTGTGTTCAACAGTTTAACTAAACCTTGAATGAcatatttgtgttgaggtcacttCTGGCACTAGTTGGCATTAATGTTACATGTTGTACATTGGTGACAGAAACAGCACATTTTTCTTGTCCAATTCagaacatgaagcaactcatGGACCGTACGCCATTTTGTTAATTGATGATCACATTTTATGATTGCTAAATTGCGTTACAGTTCCTCTGCACAACATTggatgtaaaataaagcatgatgATATTGAATGCTTTTTAACCCGGGAGCGCGTTTCTAGGGTTCGAGGCAGGAACGTTCCAGCGCTCTTCGCCATTTTAAGCCGGGAGAGCAACGCGACGCGAAAGTCCCccttaggttttagaggcatgttttgcacTTTAGACCTTCAAGGGTAGCTCATACTCCTTCGATATACTTGGgagattgcatttatttttgtcttcgaCCAGCAGCCGCTTACGCGCTCAGAGCTCCGCCTCCTTTGGCGTGTCCGTCCAGCTTGGTGACGATGACCGACGCCACGTCCACTTTGTCCTTGAAGGCTTTCGCCTGAGACTCGCAGGCCTGACCGATGGACGCGTCCATCACGTAGACGATGTTGTCGGGTTGCTACGGAGACCAACGGGGATGACTGACGGTTCGGGGTGGGGCGGACGAGGAGCGCGGCGGCGCGTTCGGCGCACTCACCACGGCGTTGGAGACTTGCAGCATCTCCTCGAACAGCGAGTCTTCCTGTTTGTGGCGTCCGCTCGTGTCCACGATGATGATCTCAAAGTTCTCGCCTTTGAACTTCTCCACGCCCTCCGCCGCGATCACCACCGGATCCATTTCTGTGTAACTGAACGCAACGGCACGTGTCagtgtgacttccaacatacagtacttccttgacaccaattacgaAAAAATAAGAGGCGGGAagaagtcaatttgaaaaatgtgcggGATTCCCGTACACGGCGAGAACCCCAACGCTTCTCGGAGACTCACCTGCCGTAGAAAGGTATTCTGGCCTTGGTGGCGTTCTGTTTGAGCTGATCGAAAGCGCCTGCAGACCAGAGAGAACGATTCATCCATTTGATTGAGCCATGTTAGTCTTtttcaacaaaatcaaaaatgctTGAACATCTGCCGATCAAACATAAATGTCGCGCAGAAGAATGTTAGTTGATATTTTTCTACATGTTTTGTACTTGACAATTCTTCTCATTTGCAtaagttaaaacaaaataaggACAAAGAATTGTTAAGAGTCAAATCGAATTCAGACCTTAGTTTTACGGCCCCCAAAAATAAGTCATTccttttacatatatatttttttaaatcaattatcagATTTT
This window harbors:
- the srp54 gene encoding signal recognition particle subunit SRP54 isoform X1; this encodes MVLADLGRKITSALRSLSNATIINEEVLNSMLKEVCAALLEADVNIKLVKQLRENVKAAIDLEEMASGLNKRRMIQHAVFKELVKLVDPGVKAWTPSKGKNNVIMFVGLQGSGKTTTCSKLAYYYQRKGWKTCLICADTFRAGAFDQLKQNATKARIPFYGSYTEMDPVVIAAEGVEKFKGENFEIIIVDTSGRHKQEDSLFEEMLQVSNAVQPDNIVYVMDASIGQACESQAKAFKDKVDVASVIVTKLDGHAKGGGALSAVAATRSPIIFIGTGEHIDDFEPFKTQPFVSKLLGMGDIEGLIDRVNELKLDDNEELIDKLKHGQFTLRDMYEQFQNIMKMGPFGQIMGMIPGFGTDFMSKGNEQESMARLKKLMTIMDSMNDQGCQPDCPTDRLFACRVGQQGRRQTVQQADQPNPARGSRGGRGHPGRPRTSHPVHQVCSDGQEDGRHQRPVQRRRHVQERQPVADGQTQPADGQDDGPACASPHGRHARPAVDDAAVPTGGGGEHERHDGIQQHVSATDAAGRSVSFLRRVGDRFFFFFVFR
- the srp54 gene encoding signal recognition particle subunit SRP54 isoform X2; amino-acid sequence: MVLADLGRKITSALRSLSNATIINEEVLNSMLKEVCAALLEADVNIKLVKQLRENVKAAIDLEEMASGLNKRRMIQHAVFKELVKLVDPGVKAWTPSKGKNNVIMFVGLQGSGKTTTCSKLAYYYQRKGWKTCLICADTFRAGAFDQLKQNATKARIPFYGSYTEMDPVVIAAEGVEKFKGENFEIIIVDTSGRHKQEDSLFEEMLQVSNAVQPDNIVYVMDASIGQACESQAKAFKDKVDVASVIVTKLDGHAKGGGALSAVAATRSPIIFIGTGEHIDDFEPFKTQPFVSKLLGMGDIEGLIDRVNELKLDDNEELIDKLKHGQFTLRDMYEQFQNIMKMGPFGQIMGMIPGFGTDFMSKGNEQESMARLKKLMTIMDSMNDQELDSKDGAKLFSKQTNRIQRVARGAGVATRDVQELLTQYTKFAQMVKKMGGIKGLFKGGDMSKNVNPSQMAKLNQQMAKMMDPRVLHHMGGMQGLQSMMRQFQQGAAGNMKGMMGFNNM